From the Bacillus tuaregi genome, one window contains:
- a CDS encoding YozQ family protein, with amino-acid sequence MSKAKGNSFKPVNKIYDSGDYEKQNQESQGLAETHEQVSDAYMVGDILTHDPSNQDKGDK; translated from the coding sequence ATGAGTAAAGCAAAAGGGAATTCTTTTAAACCAGTTAATAAAATTTATGATTCAGGTGATTATGAAAAGCAAAATCAGGAGTCTCAAGGGTTAGCGGAAACACATGAACAAGTGAGTGATGCGTATATGGTGGGTGACATTCTCACACATGACCCTTCCAATCAAGATAAGGGTGACAAATAA